The Chitinophagales bacterium sequence ACCATTTTCAAAAGCATAAATTTTATTATCATCAATTAAAACAAAATTCCCATTAGAACCTATTACATCGCTTGAACTTGGGAAACTTGTTGTGTTTTGAAGATACCAAGTGCCATTTTCAAAAACATAAATCTTGTTGTCATCAATTAGAGCAAATCTACTATCTTTAAACTGACTAGTTCCAAGAGTATTATTTGAAGAGTTTGCCGTCTCTTCCGCAAACAAAGCATAAGGCACACTCATCAATTGATTCACACCCACATTAGTGTAAGATGTTCCACCTGTTGGGTCAACTTCTACTTTTAAAAATTTAGAATTTGTTCCCCAATCAATGCCTGAAAATGTTCCAGATATTGGAGTTCCTTGTCCAATGTTTAAATTAAACAAGCCTTGTGCATTGGTTGTTTTAGTATGTGTTTCAGAATAAACAACTGTTCCCGTTGCTGAGTTGTCTAACACACTAACTTTAACACCAACTGTGCCATTAGCTACAGGTGTTCCTCCAGAATTAAATGCTACTGCTTGATAGCTTACACCTTGTGGCACTTGTGCAAAACATACAATTGTCAAAAGTGTGAATAGAAAAGTAAATATGTTTTTCATGGTTTTATTTTTTAATGATTTTAAATGATTGAATTTTTTGATTGTTGGTTTGAATTAGATACGTTCCTGTTTGCAAGGATGATAAATCTACTTGATTATTTATTACATTTTTATTTTCTACTAATCTTCCACTAAGGTCGTAAATAGAAATTGCATTAAACTTTTCGTTTTCTGTTTCAATAAAAACAGAATTTGATGTAGGATTAGGATAGGCAGTTACATTTTCTAAAATGGTCAATTCGTTTAATCCAGTTACAAAAAATTCAATTCTTGAAACTGCTCCAATAGTCCCAGAACTTGCTTCATTTGGGTCAGAAACTGGCAAAACAAAAATTTCTCCAACGGTATAAATTAGGTTGTTAGATGAAACTGCTCCATTATTAATGGAATAAAGGTCTTGGCAATAAGCATAACTTAGTCCAAGACTTAAAGTGAGTAAAATGGTTTTTTTCATAATGTTATTTTAAATGTTTTCAAAATTTCTCTTTGTTTAGCTGACGCACAACGGGAGTTTGTGCATTAACCCACAAAACTCGGGCTTTTCAAATGTAAATATAAAATATATTTTTGAAAATTGAGGTGTTTTTTAGCGGAAATGTGAGGAGTGGATTTTGTTGTGTGAGGCTTTGGGAATGTTTCCTTCTGTATTAAGCGTATGGTTGGTAAAGCCGAGTGCTTTAACATCAAGCGTATCTACAAAGGCATCTACTACTCGGGCAAAGCTATCGGGTGCTACCATTTGGTCTAAGCAGGTAACCTCCAACTGAAATCTGTCTTGTTTTTGTCGGTATTGCATACCTTAAAGATAATATACTTATAACCCAAGCTATATTTTTCTTGTAAACTTGTCCACAATACGGTGTGTAGGTTATTGCACAGTCTGACGTTTGGTATATGAAGCGTAGCATCCCAAAGGGTGCTATGATTTCGTATACAGTGTTATGTGTTTTTTTTATTTTATAAGTGAGCATAAACCATATCAATTTTACATCCAATTCTATTCTCAAATTCATCAAGAAACTCTTTTTTGAATTCAACCCAATTCCAAAAAACAAAGCCTAAGTCACTAAATCCCCAAACTGGATCGAATCTGTAACTATGTATTTCATTCGAGTGCTCACATTTTGGACAAGTGAGATTATTGCTCTCTTTTGAAGCCCATTCGTTAAAGAAATCCCAATCTTCTTCTGCAATATTTTTATTACAATCTGGGCATAACAATTCGTCAATACCATTTTCCATAGCAGTAAATATTTGTCTTTCAAATTCTACTTCCAATCCATTGGCAGAAAGATCAAATGGCAAATAATCTGGTTCAGTTACAATTTTTTTTGCTCCATCTGAAATTGCATATCCAAAGTCATCAAGTCCAAGAACACAATTTGATTTACTTGGTTTTATCGCATCAATTTCTATTAGCCAATCAATTGTCTTATTAGCTATTTCTTCTTTGTTCTTGAATTCCGATATTCTCGGAACTAAACTTATGCTAACTGTTCCCATTTTTATTAATTACACATAACGTTTTGCAGCTTGGCGAAGTGGTGGATTTAGAAGCACAAATGTTCCAATTTGCACAAATGTTTATTAGAAATCCGAATATTTAATTTACCACTGAACCCGCCATTTTGCCAAACTGCTGTTAGCGGTTCGTGCTTTATTTTTCTAATGTTTCGAGCAACTCAATTATTTTGTCTGCTTTTTCTAAATAAGATTGTTTTTCATGTCTGCTTAATTCATAACCTTCATGTAAAATCTTATTTCGAACTGCTAAAAGTTCTCTCATTTCAATATACAATCTATCACTTTTTAGTTCCATTGAGAGAAATTTCAAAATGTCATTTATAGATTTTGATTCGTTAGAAGAATAACCTTTCTGTCTCATTAAATTGCTTCCGAGTTTTTCAATTATTTGCCAACGCTTAATAATGTCAAAATCACTCTCATAATTTCTAAATTCAGGCTCTCGTTCTAATTGTTTTTCTTCATACCTTCTTGAGAGGAGTTGCGTATATGCAAACCCAATGAAAATTACAACAATACCCGAAAACGCAATCACTAATCCAAGGTTTTTTTCATGAGCGAAGTCTTGATTTTGATACATATAAACAACTATTCCAACAAGTGAATACAAAGCACCCGTTAATGAAAACATGGTCATCAGTCGTTTGCGTTTATAGTCCGCTTTTTCTTTTTCTATTTTAGCTTTAAATAAACTGTCTTTGGCTTCTAAAATATCACGTAGAGATATTTCTTTGTCAGCAGTTTGACCTTTTTGCGCAATGGAAGTTGCCTTTTTTATTAATAACTCATGCAGTTCCTGCATTGTGTCATTTAAAGCTTCTTGTGCTGACGGTGTCAGTTTATCATTATATAAATCGTTCTTAGCCATTTTGTTCCGAATTGAAAGTTAAATAAACAGTAGTAGCGACTGCAACAAATAATGTTACAATGAACCAAATTACATGACTTGTTTCTTTGAATTTCTCAACGTCTAAAAGACTACCAGCAACCAAAGAAGAAATAAATGCTATAATTTGAATTAATTTAACCCACCACTTTTTCTTTGTTTTAATAGGAAAACGTTTTGAGTATGTCGCGGCTTCACTAATTATAGCTGCCGTAATTTCAGTATTTGTTCCATCATTTCTACTTGCCTCAATTCTTGAGGCTTCATCAATAATGTCTTCTGTCCATTGTTTACAATGTCGAGTTAGTTCAGACCTTCCGTTAGGATTTAAGTCAGATACTTTTTCGTCTGGTATGTCAAATTCAATTCTCATGAATATTGTTTTCGTTTATATGTCGGTGTCATCTCATAGCATGACCGCTAACAATTGTATATCAACAAGAAACTTGTTGATATATTTCTTATGTACGGAGTGCAAGATATATTATTTATTTCTTATTTCCAAGTTTATTGGCTAAAAAAAACTTAATAAATTAGGTATGTTTTCTATTATGGTTTTTTTAGTCATATACCAATGGTTTATTCAAAATAGCTATTCCTTTTTAGTAATAATTGTAGTATTTGGTAGTGCTTTTTGTAGTTCAATTACGGCATTTTCAGTAAAATAACAATCGCTTATGTTTAAGTCCTTTAAATTTTTTAATTTCCCTAAGATAGAAGCGGTGGCATCACTTTGTAAATTGTAATTAAAAGATAAATCTAACTGTTCTAATTTATTTAGCTTAGAAAATGAAGTAGGTAACGATTTTATTTCATTGGCTTTTAAGTGAAGTTCTTTTAAAACTGTAAGCTGACCTATTTCAGTAGGTAAAGTAGCCAATAAATTATCCTCTATTTGCAAAACACTTAGCTTCTTGCAGTTGGATATACTTTCAGGCAGTATTTCTACCACATTATCGTTAATAGATAGTTCTTCAAGTTGCGTAAGTTGCCCTATACTTTGAGGAAGCGTTTTAATTTTAAGCTTATAATTCACAAAGAAATCGCCATCAAGATTTAAGTATTTCAATGATTTTAAATTGCTTATATCTTCAGGTATATTTACCACATGATTAATAGCCAAATTTAAGTACTGTAGCTTAGTCATGTTTAAAACTTCTTTAGGAAATTTTTCCAACTTATTCCAGCTTAAATCTAAATAAGTAAGATTACTTAATTTATTAAAACTACCGGGTAAAGTAGTTATTTTATTTCCTCTTAAATAAAGGCTGTCTAAATTGCTTAGTTTACTAAAACTACTGGGAAGCGTAGTTAGAGCATTGGTGTACATATATTGTTGCTCATTATCAACTATTAGCACTTTTAGTTGTTGTAAATTTCCTATTTCTTCGGGTAGAGCCGTTAGTTGGTTGCCTCTTAAATTTAGACGTGTTAATCCACTAATTTTTCCTATTCCTAAAGGTAATGTAGTCCATTTGTTAAAACTTAAATCTAAGTTTTTTAAGCCTTTTACATTAGCTAAAGCTGCACCTATATTTTCAATATTTAAGTAAGGATTAGAGTTAATTCCAAAATTTTCAATACTTAAATTACTGCCAATATTTTCCAATAAATTGCCGTTTAGTTCTAAAGTTTGCAGTTTTAAATCAGAACCCATAGTTCTTATATTGCAATAGTTGGCTTTTAGTATTTTAAGCTGAGGCATTTGTTTAATTAACGGAAACAAAAATTCTTCATTAAGTATAGCATCGTTAGAAACATCTAAAGTGTGCAGTTTTTGCAATGCTTTTAGTGTTTCCGGTAGCCGTACTATTTTATTGCCTTTTAAATTAAGTATTTCAAGTCCTTTTAGTTTACTAATATTTTCGGGCAGGCTAAATAAATCGCAATTAATAAAAGCCACTGATTTTAAATTGGGCAATGCTTCTAATTGTGTAATAATATTTTCAGCATCCAACTGTTTGCACATATTAAACTCTATGTTTTCAATAGCATTTAGCTGGTTTATATGCTTAGGTAGCGTTTTTAAACTACTGTTTTTAATGCTCAAAGTTTTGTCTTGGTTTTTGTTGCTAATTTTTTCGTTTAAAGTTTCAAACAAGTCGTAGAGTTTTATAGAATCTTGTTCAAGTTTATATTTTTTTAAACCTACGGCATAAAGTGAGTCAAAAAGTCTATCTACATTGTCGTAATTTTCTATTTCTTTTTGGGCAAAAGTGCTACTAAAAACTAATAGCGTTACTATTGATAATAAATATTTCATTAAGTTAATTTGTTTAACATCAACAAAAATAAACTATTTTTTATTGAGGAATATTTTTTAAGCAGAATGTTTTTAACATTTCTTTGTTTCAAAATTAATTTTACCTTTGTGTCGCTTTCTAGGGGTTTCTGTTTTTTACAGAATGAGAATTACCCTTTGAACCTGATAAAGTTTATACTTGCGTAGGGAAGAAAGGAAAATGGGTGTTTGCCCTTTTGAAAGCATTTTTAATAATTAAAATTTTATGTTATGAAAAAATGCTTTACACTTAGTTTTTTTACCTTTATTTTATTAGTTAACGCAGTAGCTCAAGTGCAGTTGAGTGGAAAAATTGTTGATGTTAATACCAAAAAAGCACTATCAAATAGTACTATTTACATTGATACTGAAAAAACGCCTACTTTTTCTTTAAATGACGGTTCTTTTAAGTTGGAATTAGAAAGTGGAGAACACACCATTACCATAAATAAAAAGGATTATGACCCACTTACTCAAAAAATAAGCATAAATAATGATGCTGTTATTTTGTTTGAAATGTATCCCGAAGGTACAAGCCCCGAAGATGAAAGTATATACAAATCATTGTTTACAGATGAAGTAATAGTAAAAGCGGTAAGAGCTAAAAAAGATGAACCAATTGTAAATACAAAAATTGACAAAGAAGAAATAGCTAAAGAAAATTTTGGTAAAGATTTGCCTTATCTTCTTGAAAAACAACCAAGTGTAGTAGTTGCCAGCGATGCCGGAAATGGCGTAGGCTACACAACAATGAGAATAAGAGGTACCGATATGTCGCGTATCAATTTTACGGTAAATGGTATTCCGTATAATGATGGCGAATCGCAAGGCGTTTTTTTAGTAGATATGCCTGATATTGCTTCTTCATTAAATGATATTCAAATACAAAGAGGTGTGGGCACCAGTACCAATGGTGCTTCGGCTTTTGGTGCATCGGTAAACTTAAATACGAATACTAAAAATGAAAAAGCTTATGCCGAAGTTAATAATGCAGTGGGTTCTTTTGGAACAGTAAAAAATACATTGAAATTAGGAACAGGATTAATCAACAAACATTTTACTTTTGACGGTAGAGCTTCTCATTTAATGAGTAATGGATATATAGATAGAGCCAGCACAAAACTGTGGAGTTATTATTTAAGCGGTGCTTATTATGGCAAAAGTACCATTATCCGTTTTAACCATTTTAGCGGGAAAGAACGCACTTATCAAGCTTGGAATGGTGTAGATAGTGCTACTTTGGCAACCAATAGAACTTTTAATATTAGTGGTACAGATTGGGGCTACAAAACTGAGCCTTACAAAGATGAAGTAGATGATTATAAGCAAGACCACTATCAGTTGTTTTTCTCGCAGCAGTTTAAAACCAATTGGACAGCTAATATTGCCTTATTTTATACCAAAGGCAAAGGATATTTTGAGCAGTATAAAGTACAATCAAGTTTGGCTGACTATAATTTAGCCGATGTAATAATAGGAAACGATACTATAAGTGAAACAGATTTAGTACGAAGAAGATGGCTGGATAATTATTTTTGGGGAACTACATTTTCTTTAAATTATACCAAAATTAAAAAATTGGATTTCACTTTTGGCGGTGCGTGGAATCAGTACGATGGCGACCATTATGGCGAAATAATATGGGCTCAATATGCCGGCAATGGCGATATTTATCACAAATATTATGATAACAATGGACTAAAAACCGACTTTAATATATATGCTAAAGCAAGTTATTTTATTACTAAAAAACTATTGGCTTTTGCAGATTTACAGTATAGAAATGTTGCTTATAATGTTTCCGGAATAGACAATGACCAAAGGTATTTATTTGAAGATGTAGATTATCATTTTTTTAATCCTAAATTTGGATTGAGCTATTTTATAAATTCTAAGCATACGGTTTTTGCATCTTTTGCTATGGCAAGCAGAGAACCTACAAGAAACGATTTTATAGATAACATACAGCAACCCAAGGCAGAAACGCTTTACGACCTTGAAGCAGGATACAAATACAAAAGTAAAAACCTATATTTTAATGCCAATTATTATTATATGCACTATAAAAACCAACTGGTGCTTACGGGAGAATTAAATGACGTGGGTAATACGGTGCGTGCCAATGTAGATAAAAGTTTTAGAACAGGAATAGAATTAGTGGGTGGAGTAAATATAATGAAATATGCCAGCTTAGATGCTAATGTAACCTGGAGTGTAAATGAAATAAAATCTTTTACAGACGAAAATGCTGTAGTGCACGATAAAACAAAAATTTCTTATTCGCCACAATGGATAGGAGGTGTTAATTTAGAAATATTTCCTGCAAAAGATTTTACCATAGGCTTTTACAATAAAATGGTAGGTAAGCAATTTTTAGATAATACTACTAACAATCGTTTGAGTTTAAAAAGATACTATCGTTCAGATTTTGGACTGCAATACACCGTACATACTAAACCCGTAAAAGACATTAGTTTTTTATTTAGGCTAAATAATTTTACCAACAGAAAAATAGTAAGCAATGGATATGTTTATTATGGTACGCCATACTATTTTCCGCAAGCTACCATAAACTTTATGTTTGGTTTAAATTTGAAGTTTTAGGTTTTTCTGCAAAAGAGTTGTCAATAATAATTAAATCTAATCTAAAAAGAAATGACTAATTATTACCTTTGTCCCTCACTAAAAACTTAAATTTTGGAAGCATTAAAGCAAGAACTTAAAAAACGAATAATTGAAACCCTAAATTTAGAAGATATTTCTATAGATGAAATAAAAGATGATACGCCTCTTTTTGGAGAAGGCTTGGGTTTAGACTCTATTGATGCCTTAGAACTTATCGTTCTTTTAGATAGACATTACGGTATTAAAATTACAGATTCAAAAGAAGGAAGAAAAATATTTGAATCGGTACAAACTATGGCAGAATACGTTCAAAAGCATAGAACAAAATAAACTATGCTACAAAAAGTTGCTGTTACAGGTATGGGTATTGTTTCTGCCATAGGTAATAACGTTGCAGAAAATTATACTAATTTAATAGCAGGAAATCATGGTCTTACAGATATTGCTAACTTAAACACTATACACAAAGGAAGTATTAAAGTAGGCGAAATAAAAAATACCGATGAAGAATTAAAAAAAGAGCTGAATATAGCCTTTGAAAAGCCTATAAGTAGAACTTCTTTATTGGGAATTAAAGCTTTAAAAGAGGCATTAACCCAAGCTAATATTAAAGATATAAACCAAATAGAAACGGCTTTTATATCTTCATCAAGTGTAGGAGGCATGGATAAAACAGAGCATTTTTATCAAACATATTTTACCGATAAAGAAGCTCAAAACTATATAACTACGCACGATATAGGCGATACCAGCCACAAAATAGCCGATTATTTTGGTTTAAAAGGAATGGTTACGGCTATAAGTACAGCTTGCTCTTCTTCTGCTAATGCTATTATGCTGGGCGTGAGGTTAATACAAACAAATCAAGCTAAAAGAGTAATAGTGGGCGGCACAGATGCCCTTACAAAATTTACTATTAATGGTTTTAACACTTTAATGATATTGACCGACAGCTACAACACGCCATTTGATGAAAATAGAAAAGGCTTAAACTTAGGCGAAGCTGCCGCATATTTAATTTTAGAAAGTGAAGATACCATACAAAAAACAAGCAATAAACCATTGGCATACGTTAGTGGATATGGAAATGCAAATGATGCTTATCATCAAACAGCATCTTCAGAAGAGGGCGAAGGAGCATATTTAGCCATGAAAAAGGCGTTTGAAATTTCAGGGTTAAAACCACAAGAAATAGACTATATAAATACACACGGTACGGCTACAGAAAATAATGATTTATCGGAAGGGAAAGCATTAGAGCGTATATATAATGGCATTTCTGTTCCTCATTTTAGTTCTACCAAACCTTTTACGGGGCATACTTTGGCAGCGGCAGCAGCTATTGAAGCTGTTTTTAGTATTTTGGCACTTCAAAATGGTGTAGTATATCCTAATCTAAATTTTACTATACCTATGAAAGAATTAAGTATAATTCCTCAAACAGTACAGCTAAAGAAAAATATAAATCATGTACTATCCAATTCTTTTGGTTTTGGAGGAAATTGTTCAAGTTTAATTTTTTCTAAATGAAAAAGTGTTATGTAAACGGCATAGGAAGCGTAAGTGCTAAAAATACTTTTTTAAGAGGTTTTAATTTTTTTGAGATAAACAATACAGATAATGTACTGTATGCCATAGAACCCGATTATAAAGATTTTATTTCTAAAGTAGAAATAAGAAGAATGGAAAAAGGCTTAAAAATGAGTATAGCAGCAGTTTCTAAAGCTCTTGAAGAAGCTCATTTATTATTGCCACAAGCTATAATAGTAGGTACGGGTATGAGTTGCCTGCGTTCTTCAGAAAAATTTTTGAAAGCTATGCTTGAAAATAATGAGCAGTACTTAACGCCCATAAATTTTATTCAATCTACACACAATACGGTGGCAGGGCAGTTAGCCTTAAAACACCAGAGCAAAGGTTATAATTTTAACTACGTTAATGGCTCAGTTTCCTTTGAGTCGGCTTTATTAGATGCACATAATCAAATTCAGTTTGGTATAGAAAATGACATTTTAATAGGTGGGGTAGATGAAACTAACGAACATACACTTTCTTTATACAAACATATTGGCTTTATAAAAAAAGAAGAAAGTGCCTATAATATTTTAAATGCTAAAACCAAAGGTATGATAATGAGTGAAGGTGCTCATTTTTATGTACTTCAAAATGAAAAAAGTAAAGCAACTTATGCTCAAGTTATTGATATTGAATTGATTAACAATTTTACGGAGAATGAAGTAGCAAATATGGCTCAGCAGTTTTTAGCTAAAAATAACATGGAATTGGGAAATATAGATGCAGTGGTATTAGGCAATAATGGAGATATAGAATTTGACGGTTATTATAATCCGTTAGAAAGTTTATTTGCTAAACAAACAAATCTATATTACAAGCATCTTTCTGGGGAATATAATACCGCTTCAGCTTTTGGATTTGGTTTGGCTTGTAGTGTTTTAAAAAATCAAAGTATTCCAAAATTTACCACTAAAGAAAATCCTACAAAAAAAGAAATTAATACTGTGCTATTATACAATCAATACAGAGGAAAAGATCATAGTTTTGTATTATTGGAGAGGGCTTGATAAAGTAGGAATTAAGAAAAGTGTTGACAATTGGTATAAGTAACAAACTGTTTTACGAAATCCCCAATAGAACATTTTTTTATCAACTATCCCACAACAACCGGTTCCGTTCAACCTGCGTTCTCATTGTTCGTCCTCCGGACGCAACGAAAACTTAGTTGTTGGCGGTAGTATTTTTTATCTTTCGTTGTGTCCTTTTCCGTCAAAGATTTTCGGTTTCGCCTTTTCAATTCTTGAACTTCTTGTTTTGGATTGTTTGGCTTCTGAAAAATAGAGCAAATATCCTCTTTGTCGTCCTGGTGTCAGATTGTAAAATGCAGTTTTAAAATCCGAGTCATTCTCAAATTCTTGTTCAAGTTCTTCAGGCATTTCATATTCCGAAGTCTTTTTCATTTTAACTTCCAAACCTGCTTTTTCTACCTCTGTTGCCTCAAAAATATAGGTTTTGATAATTGCTTTTGTGGCAATAATTTGCTCTTTGTTTGTAAATCGCATTTGTCGAGCCGATTGTACGTTTTCGGTCTGTTGCACCAAAATATTTTCGGTGTCAATTAACAATGCTCCCTTGTGAAAAAGTAAAGCACAATATTCTTTAAATCCGTGGATAAGAACTATGTTCTTACCTTGAAAAGTATAGCAAGGGTGCATCCATTTAAAATCTTCGTCAAGTCCACATTCCAAGCAAATTTCTCGGAGCAAAATGGTTTCTTTTTTCCAATTCTTGATTTTTTCTATGTATCTGTCAACCTTTTCCATTTTTAATTTTGTTTTTGTAATTCAATGATTTTTCGGTCGTTCGGTCTGAAATACCAAGACACAATTGAGACCAAAAGCAAAATAATTGAAGGCATTGCTTCTGTTATGGGTTGTCCAACTGCTAAATGTGAAATTGTTGCTCCTGACATTGCAAAGAAAAACCCTGCATAAGCCCATTCTTTTAGCAAAGGATTTTTAGGAATTAAAATGGCAATTACACCCAAAATTTTCCAAGTTCCAAGAATTGACAACAAGTAGAGTGGGTAGCCAAGCTGGGTTACTATTTCGTTGTATCCGCCAATTTGAAGCATTTGCTGTATTCCGCCTGCCAACGTTCCGAATGATAGGAAGATTGTTGAAACCCAATAGGTTATTTTTTTCGTCTTTGTCATTTTGAAGTTATTTTGATTTTGTCAATATTTCTTCCAATCGGTTATGTGCCCAATTGACACCTTGCTTGAATGGAAGTTTTAGGTTTTGGTCTCTGTGGTTCACGGATTGATAGATTACATTCTGTTTTAATCTACTTGTGTTTTCGGACAATTTCTCGAATTCGTAAATTTCGAGTTGAACGCCAAAAGGCATATTTTCCATTTCAAAAGTTCGTATGATTTTTTGGTTTGTTATAAAGTCGTGTATCGTACCATTAAATCCGATTTTGTTGCCTTTTGGGTCGGAATTTGAAAATTGGAAACTACCGTGTTTTTGGAAGTCGAACTTTAGCACTTTCGTTCCCATCCATTGTTCAATTATTTCTGGTTCTGTGTAGGCTTTGAACAAGAGTTCAACAGGCAAGTCAAACGTTCGTGTTATGAGTATTTCCTGTTTGCCATCTTCGGCAATCACGTTTGTTTTTTGTTCCATATTTTATTTTTTTGATTGATAGCTCTTCATTACCGATTCCAATTTGTTGAATCTGTCGTCCCATAGTTTTCTGAAAGGCTCGATAAATTCCGCTATTTCTTTCATTCCGTTTGGGTTTAGGTGATAGTAGATTTCCCGTCCTTTTTGTTCTTGTTCTAAAATTTCACATTCGGTGAGGATTTGAATGTGCTTTGAAATCGTTTGCCTTGAATAATCAAAATTTTCGGCAATCGCAGTTGGTGTCAAAGCTTGAAGTGCAACTAAAGAAATAATCGTTCTTCGAGTTGGGTCGGCAATTGCTTGAAAAACATCTCGTCTTAATTTCATTACGCAGTTATTTGACTGCAAATATAAGCGCAACTATTTAACTGCACAATTTTTTTTCTTTAAATTTTTGGAATTAAGTTCGGTTTTGGGTTCCGTTATATTACCGCCAACGTGTTTGTATATGAAAAGTAGCAGATTTGAATGTGCCATTTTTCAGTTTAAAAACAAAGATAGCAGAAAAGAACCAAACATTAAGTTTAGCACTAAACTGCTATTTTTTATATACGGTGTTGGCAATAGTTATTATTCCACTTCCTAAATTTTATTTCAAATCGAGATTTCCTGTCGAATATTTTAAATTATACTTGAATTTGTCAATTTTCCAAAATTCTCTATTTTTAACCAAATGCAAATTGTAACTTCCAACAAATTCTCGTGTCTTTCCTTTGCTTGCAGATTCCTTAAAATGTGTAGCAGTTGCGTAAACAAAAACTTCTGCCGAATTATTACTGATTTTAACTAAATGATTTCCTGCTAAATGATTTATCGCATCTATATTTGCAAATCCTTGTTTCCATTCATTACAAATGTCAATAGAACTCTTCTTGGAAATTTCTCCACCAAGTGAAGACATATCAAAGTCAACAAGTTCAGAAAAAACTTCTTTTTGAAGTTTTTTCCACTCTTGATTGTCTGTATAGATAAATAGTTTATGAACTATTTCAATGATTTGCTCTCTTACAGTAAATTCCATTTTACTTGTTTATTTTCAACATACCTTCATTTCCAAAAGCAGAATAAATTCCGAAAGTTACGTTGTCTAACATTTCATTGTAATTTGTAATGTGTTGTCCCATTCCCATATAATCAACTACTGTACGCAATGGTTTTTCTCCATAAGGAATTGCAATAAGGTTTGTAATGGCATCTGCAACTTTCTGTGGTCTTTGCTCTGTATTTGCCTCTAAAGCCTGTTCAAACCCGTCAAACATAGCTTTTGGTGCTTGCATAAATTCTCCATAAGATTCATTTCTGCTGTTGTCACTTGGTTTTTTAAGATTCTCCATAAATGTCGTTGGAAAACCACCAGGTTCAATAATACTTGACTCTATACCAAAAGCTGATAATTCCGTTCTATAATTTTCTGCAATAGCTTCTAATGCCCATTTGGAAGCATTGTAAACACCATAAAAAGGTAAAGTCATTCTACCCAATAAACTTGAAGTATAAATTACTGTTCCTTTTCCTTGTTTTCTAAAATGTGGCAATGTTGCTCGCATTACACGTTGAACTCCAAAAACGTTGACATCAAATACATATTTCATATCGTCTGGTGTAAAATGTTCTTGCATTCCAAATACGCCAACTCCTGCATTGTTTATCAAAACATCCAACCCACTTAAAAAGTCAATAGCG is a genomic window containing:
- a CDS encoding YXWGXW repeat-containing protein encodes the protein MKNIFTFLFTLLTIVCFAQVPQGVSYQAVAFNSGGTPVANGTVGVKVSVLDNSATGTVVYSETHTKTTNAQGLFNLNIGQGTPISGTFSGIDWGTNSKFLKVEVDPTGGTSYTNVGVNQLMSVPYALFAEETANSSNNTLGTSQFKDSRFALIDDNKIYVFENGTWYLQNTTSFPSSSDVIGSNGNFVLIDDNKIYAFENGTWYLQNTTSFPSSSDVIGSNGNFVLIDDNKIYAFENGTWHLQNTTSFPSSSDVKGSNGKFVLIDDNKIYAFENGIWYLQNTTSFPSSGNVISSNGKFVLMDDNKIYVFENGSWHLQNTTSFPTSSDIIISNID
- a CDS encoding T9SS type A sorting domain-containing protein → MKKTILLTLSLGLSYAYCQDLYSINNGAVSSNNLIYTVGEIFVLPVSDPNEASSGTIGAVSRIEFFVTGLNELTILENVTAYPNPTSNSVFIETENEKFNAISIYDLSGRLVENKNVINNQVDLSSLQTGTYLIQTNNQKIQSFKIIKK
- a CDS encoding leucine-rich repeat domain-containing protein codes for the protein MKYLLSIVTLLVFSSTFAQKEIENYDNVDRLFDSLYAVGLKKYKLEQDSIKLYDLFETLNEKISNKNQDKTLSIKNSSLKTLPKHINQLNAIENIEFNMCKQLDAENIITQLEALPNLKSVAFINCDLFSLPENISKLKGLEILNLKGNKIVRLPETLKALQKLHTLDVSNDAILNEEFLFPLIKQMPQLKILKANYCNIRTMGSDLKLQTLELNGNLLENIGSNLSIENFGINSNPYLNIENIGAALANVKGLKNLDLSFNKWTTLPLGIGKISGLTRLNLRGNQLTALPEEIGNLQQLKVLIVDNEQQYMYTNALTTLPSSFSKLSNLDSLYLRGNKITTLPGSFNKLSNLTYLDLSWNKLEKFPKEVLNMTKLQYLNLAINHVVNIPEDISNLKSLKYLNLDGDFFVNYKLKIKTLPQSIGQLTQLEELSINDNVVEILPESISNCKKLSVLQIEDNLLATLPTEIGQLTVLKELHLKANEIKSLPTSFSKLNKLEQLDLSFNYNLQSDATASILGKLKNLKDLNISDCYFTENAVIELQKALPNTTIITKKE
- a CDS encoding TonB-dependent receptor, giving the protein MKKCFTLSFFTFILLVNAVAQVQLSGKIVDVNTKKALSNSTIYIDTEKTPTFSLNDGSFKLELESGEHTITINKKDYDPLTQKISINNDAVILFEMYPEGTSPEDESIYKSLFTDEVIVKAVRAKKDEPIVNTKIDKEEIAKENFGKDLPYLLEKQPSVVVASDAGNGVGYTTMRIRGTDMSRINFTVNGIPYNDGESQGVFLVDMPDIASSLNDIQIQRGVGTSTNGASAFGASVNLNTNTKNEKAYAEVNNAVGSFGTVKNTLKLGTGLINKHFTFDGRASHLMSNGYIDRASTKLWSYYLSGAYYGKSTIIRFNHFSGKERTYQAWNGVDSATLATNRTFNISGTDWGYKTEPYKDEVDDYKQDHYQLFFSQQFKTNWTANIALFYTKGKGYFEQYKVQSSLADYNLADVIIGNDTISETDLVRRRWLDNYFWGTTFSLNYTKIKKLDFTFGGAWNQYDGDHYGEIIWAQYAGNGDIYHKYYDNNGLKTDFNIYAKASYFITKKLLAFADLQYRNVAYNVSGIDNDQRYLFEDVDYHFFNPKFGLSYFINSKHTVFASFAMASREPTRNDFIDNIQQPKAETLYDLEAGYKYKSKNLYFNANYYYMHYKNQLVLTGELNDVGNTVRANVDKSFRTGIELVGGVNIMKYASLDANVTWSVNEIKSFTDENAVVHDKTKISYSPQWIGGVNLEIFPAKDFTIGFYNKMVGKQFLDNTTNNRLSLKRYYRSDFGLQYTVHTKPVKDISFLFRLNNFTNRKIVSNGYVYYGTPYYFPQATINFMFGLNLKF
- a CDS encoding acyl carrier protein; this encodes MEALKQELKKRIIETLNLEDISIDEIKDDTPLFGEGLGLDSIDALELIVLLDRHYGIKITDSKEGRKIFESVQTMAEYVQKHRTK